ATGGCCAACAGGGAGTTAGGACATCTTGCCTAAAAGTGCTAACAATTCAATGAATAattcaagtttcttttttaaaatttccaagtatCAACAATTCAAAtcctttaaaaactatatagacaataatttaattttttgagtaatgaTTAGAGTATCAACAccaacaattttttgtttttgttttctaaatcatgAAGAACAATCCACTTTTTGAAGATGCACAACATCAATACTTCAATTCTCTTCTAAAATgacaaagggggcttccctggtggtgcagtggttaagaatccgcctgccaatgcaggggacacgggttcgagccctggtctgggaagatcctacatgtcacagatcaactaagcccatgcaccacaactactgagcctgcgctctacagcccacgagccacaactactgagcccatgtgccacaactactgaagcccgcgtgcctagagcccgtgctccgcaacaagatgaagccaccacagtgagaagcccacgcaccacaatgaagagtagcccctgctcgccacaaatagagaaagcccgcgtgcagcaacaaagacccaacacagccaaaaataaataaataaattaattttttaaaataaataaaatattaaaaaataaataaataaaagtgataaaGGATCAGCATGGCAATGCTCTTTTTAACCACGATATCAACAACTTAGTTCTCATCTTAAAATCACTGAAGtgtcaatagttcatttttttcaactCTACCtcaactaaaaaattttttttgttaattcaaaaagaaaaataaaaacatggtcaccttaaaaaaattcacttttttaatcTTAAGAGTCAACAATtctattatcttttcttttttcagaacaTTCATACTGGTTATGTTTTAGAAACTTCCACTTTGGGAAAGATTTGTAAAAATCACCCACGTTCCCACCTCTCTTACACAGCTGCTTCTATCATTTTGATATgcttccatccatttttttttcccatctacttctttttccttccatttagAAAATCTatcacacagacatagaaaacaaacttatggttaccaaaggggaaagggaggtggggggaaggataaattaggaggctgggatgaacatatacccactactatacataaagtagataatcaacaaggacctactgtatagcacagggaactatactcaatattttataataacctataagggaaaagaatatgaaaaagaatagatatatacatatatatgtataaatgaattgctgtgctgtacacctgaaattaacacgatattgtaaatcaactatactacaatttttaaaaaatttttaaaaagaaagaaaacctatcAACAGTTAGAGTCAATGGACATGGACTGAGCACCTACTGGTATTCTGTGCCAGGAATGGGCAGAGGAGAATGACCCCAACTTGGGCCGGACCCTCGAGATTCCAGTCTGGACGGGAAGCATGGAAGGAGACTTGGCTCATTGTTCTAATGAAGGCCCAGAGTAGTATGGGGCCCAGGGAGCTGGGGTCACACTGCCATGGGAACCCTGGAGCACTCGATGGCCCTCACATCGAAGTGATTGAGGCATCAAGCGACTCCTGTGAAACGTGAAGCTGTCAAACCTTCTTTTGTCAATTAATACCAAAGACACAGTGCTGAGAAACCTCATTCCCTAAAACCAGAGACTGTCAGAAACTCTTTGAAATCATGTCAGGAAGAACAGAACATTCCCCTCTTGTCTGGTGGGTTGGAGCCAGATTTGACACAGAGAAGCAGCCTGGATTACTAGCCCAGGTGCAGAGCTTCAGATAAGGGGCTTCTGGACACAGTAGTTCTATATTGGTCTTAACTTTGTGGTGTCCAAGGAAACAAGACCACGAGTTCGCTTCTCAGCCCAAGTCAAATGTTAACCCCTCTCCACACAGTGAGGTTTGCTTCGAGCCTATCAACActgcttcatttcattttcacctAAATTCCACCCTGCCCCCTAATCCTATGATAACcctgtttcttcctttgtttggttCCTCTGGGTGTTGTCTCCCTGGCTGCAGCAAGTTAATAAACCAACCTAATTTTGTTAAACTATATCTATGTCCCTGCTGGTCTTTCTCAGATTAGCTTTATCATAAAATCCAAGCCTTCTCTGTTCATTCACTTACCCATTGATTCATTCAGTGAACGTTTCCCCAGCCCATGCTCAGTTGTATGTGTTGGAGGCATGGTGAGAGGACAGTCAAGGTCCTTGGCCTTGTGGACCCTGCTTCTAGTGGATGAGATAGAATAATGAACAGGTAATAAAAACAGGGTAACAGGCTATAAAGGAATGGGATGGGTGCCTTcagaagggcagggcagggacttccctggcagtccagcggttaggactctgtgcttccacggcagggggcatgggttcaatccctggtcggggaactgagatcccacatgttgaggtgtggccaaaaacaaaaaaagaatggcagGGCAGTGAAGGCTGCTCTAGAGAGGCTACATTTGAACTATAACCTGGATGAGCAGATCTCAGAAAAGAGCACTACAAGGAGAGATCAGCAAAAGAGGTGAAGATGAGCTTGTGTGAAGATGAGATTGTCAGGTTGGCAAAATAACAAGAAGGCCAGTGTGTAAGCAGATGGAGTgaacaggagggagggaaaagatgAGGGAGTGGGGCAAAGTACAAAGTTTAAATTTTGCCCTGAATGATACCATAATCTTATGCAGAGCCACAACACATatacttttaatataaatttataaacctGTAAAATTGGAGCTGCTCTGGGACCCAAAGagctgtcccccccacccccacccccattcctctCACCTGAGCAGTTTTCTGAAGCATTCCCAAAGAACTTAAGAAttgaaggggagggtgggaggcagatgcaagagtgaagagatatggggatatatgtatatgattagctgattcactttgttataaagcagaaaaactaacacaccattgtaaagcaattatactccaataaagatgtttaaaaaaaaaaagccctacaTAAgactatatactatatgattccatttacatgaaattgtATAGCAAGCAAAActaatctagggcttccctggtggtgcagtggttaagaatctgcctgccaatgcaggggacacaggttcaagccctggcccaggaagatcccacatgccatggagcaactaagcccgtgcaccacaactactgaacctgtgctctagagctcgcgtgccacaactactgaagcctgagcgcctagagcccatgctccgcaacaagagaagccactgcaatgagaagcccgcgcaccacaacgaagagtagcccccactcgccgcaaccagagaaagcctgcgcacagcaacaaagacccaacacagccaaaaataaaaattaaaaaaaattttaaaaaccccaaaaaactaatCTATGCTGGAAAGAATTAGAACAGAAGTTGATTTTGGGACAGGGATTGACTAGgaatgagggaactttctggggtgatgacaGTGTTTTGCATCTTGATAAGGATTTGCCAAATGGATGCATTTGTCAGAACCCACCCACTGAATGCTACATAGGATTTGTGTATTTCATTGTAACTGAATCTCATAAGAAAAAAGTACACAAATATTGAATTTTAACAATATGTATGATGAAGTACTTGGGAAGAAGTGTACTGATGTCAACAACTTACtgtgaaatgcatcaaaaattcAGATGGATTAAATAAAAGACTGGATAgatatgtgatttaaaaaaaaaagaattgaaggggAGGAATGACAATTGGAAGTCCTTACTCTAGTTCaatgccctcattttacagatggggaaaccaaggctaaGAGGAGGTAAAGGTGGCAACTGCACTGTAGGAGTGAGTGGGAGAAGGGCCCACAGTCgctaggggagggaggggtagggcCATGGCAAGGAGCTCTGGTTCTCCAACCACCAACTCGAGTACCTGGTCATCTAGGAGTTTACTGACCAGTGGTGGCTGTGAAGACAAAAGGCACATTTTCCCTTCCCCAGGGACATTGGCTCTGGGGTGATAACCCAGCAGGAGGCATTGAGGTGCCCCTCTTAATTTCCTAGCCCATTCCATTTTGGATAGGCCAGTTGGAAGGAGAATGGGACGGCCAAGTCCCTTCCCTTCAGGAATAAAAGTgaattggaatattactcagccataaaaagaaatgaaatggaggtatttgtaatgaggtggatggagttagagtctgtcatacagagtgaagtaagtcagaaagagaaaaacaaatacagtatgctaacacatatatacggaatctaagggaaaaaaaaaaaaaaaaaggccatgaagaacctagtggcaagacgggaataaagacacagacctactagagaatggacttgaggatatggggagggggtggggtgagatgtgacagggtaagagagtgtcatggacatatatacactaccaaatgtaaaatagataactagtgggaagcagccgcatagcacagggagatcagctcggtgctttgtgaccacctagaggggtgggatggggagggtgggagggagggagatgcaagagggaagagaaatgggaacatattgtatatgtataactcattcactttgttataaagcagaagctaacacactattgtaaggcaattatacttcaataaagatgtttaaaaaaaaaaaagaaaaaaataaaataagactttctccttaaaaaaaaaaaaaaaaaaagtgaattgggAAGTCTGCCTCGGTTAGCATCTCTGCACCTTCTCTTACAGACTGTGCTATTTAACCTGTGTGCCTAGACTCAAACCAGCTTAGTAAGAATTCGAAATTTCAGTTCTTAACCATGGCAACTGGAAAGTCTCGAAGAAGAGACACACAGGGCTAAGATTCAGCCTCCTACGCACACGGGGTCTCCCCTTGGACAGACTGCCAAAGCCCCACGGGCACATGCTCACTAtctggggggtgggcgggggtctCTTTGGGTACACGGAGACACCTAACAGACTTGCGCCCTCTGTCCATCTGGAGTGACTCCACTGGAAGCCATACAGACCACTGTCAGCCAACAGCAGCCAGCCAACCAGCCCTCttattttggtttctttcctCTAGGTGGTGCAAAGGTTTAAGGGTATAACCTCAGGGTGCGGCGCTGACTCAGCTGCGGGCAGGCTCCAGGACTATCTTGATTCCTGCTTCAtcctctttccattttgttgGGCAAACTGCGGCTCAGAAAGATAAAGGCCTTCCCCGCACCGGAAAAACTCCTAGGCCGTGCCCAAAGCTCCGCACGGTCGGGAAAACTGGGAACTGAGGGAGGCCAAGAGACCAGAACGGGTTAGGATCATGAAGCTGCGGAGCACCGCCAAGGCCTAGAGAGACCGGGCGCCTCGAACCCGGTTCCCCCTTGCTCCCAGCTTCCGGGCGGGGCGCGACTTCCGGTTCCGGCGGCGGGCTACAAAGCTTGGCGCCGGGAAGCTGGTTTCCCGTTAATGCAGCCGGCGGCGGTGTTTCGCGTGTCATTGCTAGCCGCCCCGTCCCCCCGCTCTCGGAGGGGCACCTGCGCAGGTGAACTCCCCTTCCCGCCCCCtgcgcctccccctcccccgcgcACCGTCGAGTGGGAGCGGGCGGCCCTAGGAGCAGGGAGCCCCTGCCCGCGGGGTGTGCCGGCTGCTCGGCCTGCCGTGGCCTTGGGCCCCGCTTCAGCCCTGAAGGAGGAGGACTTCCCAGTTCTGGAGCCACAGACGCACCTTTTCCGGCCGGACCTCGGCCCTCTGAGCCGCGCCCAGGTGGTGGGAGGAGTCGGGCTCAGATCCCTGCGGAGACGCCGGGGATTTTTGTACTGGGCTGAGTGGTCCCGCCACCTCCTagccttgtgaccttgggcaagtccccttTCTCTGAGCCTAAGTTTGTCAGTGGAAATGACAGTAACTGTCATACTGGGTTATCGGGAGCATTGGATGAGGGAAAGCTGTTGCGCAGTATCTGGCTTGTAAAGTTCAAATGTAGCGGCGGAGGCTGCTGTTAATGGAGATAACCGGGGCGGTAGAGAGTCCTATCAAGAATTTAACCTGAGTGGCTAAGAGGATCACGTAGAGAACGTGAAACGCTCAGCACAGTGTCAGGTAGGAAATAAGGGTTCCGTAAACTGGAGTTATTAACTGGTGAGGGTAAGCATTCTGTCTGGCAGGTGGGCTTCTAATAACGGATAGGATTTAGAAGCTGGGTAAATCGTGGAGCTGGTCCATCTTTCAGAACCAACCTTGAAAACTGGCCTACTGACAATTGAGACTGTTCCTAAAAGTCGAGCTTGTAAAAACCTCTGGTGCTAGGAACTAGAAGAATTAGTAAAAGGGTGTTTTTCTAAGTGGATTAGGGGTTTTCACGCAGAAAGGGTTTGAGCAGGAGGGGAAAACCTGAAAAGTTTCTTCCTCTTGAGTTGTCGTGAAAGTAATATAGGtgtagttaaaaagaaaacaatacagaaagatagaagaaaaatgtttccCTCTTACTGTTCTTGCTCCTCAGAAGCAGGTACTGTTTGGGGATATATCCGGTCATATATgcttatgtgtatgtatttttaatttccccaGATGGGATCATACTACGTATACTGATCTGCACCTTGGTCACGGGGTGCTGTGTTATGGACAGCTTTACATATCAGCTCTCATAGGCCTCCTTCATTCCTTACgaggctgcatagtattccactgaGTGGGGGACAGTACTTTATTGAATCATTTCCCTGTTGATGGCTTAAGTTGTTACCAAGATTTTGCTTTCCTACAGTGTTTCATCCAACCTTTCCTTgactaaatatttcctttttattgaagGCACTCCTGAGATTTGGAGATATTCTGCTTTTGTCCTTCTTATCACCTGGATTAGTTAACAACTTACTTTTGGGGATGAGCACACCCTGTTGAttgaataaaaatgcagataacATGAGAAGAAGTGGTGTACTCCAAGAATATCTCTGTGATGGGGGTCTAGAATCAATTCCAGGCTCCTAGAAAATGGGTCAGTGAATGTTTAGAGAACAGGTGATTAGGAGCCGAGAACCATTTAATTCATGTCAGCTGGTCAGTGTTGTGATTGTTGGCTTCTGACAGTTGTTgcgcaggaaacagatttgagAATCTTTGACGCAGGAGAGATTTTAAACATACTAATCCTTGGGGGAGGTggtgttaatttaaaaaagatgatCCTTGTAAAGTGGCTTCATCACAGGGGTTATGATCTATGATTGGACATTCCTTGTGTGAAaattaatatagtcattttcatactGTCATCtgaagtctctcttttttttttcttttaaataaattaacatagGATGTGGTTTTCCTGTAAATAATCCCTCTTTGGACTGGGGCTCTAGCCCAAATGAAGCAAAACCTTTTTTCCCAACATTTCACAGGTATTTGATTTGCCCACCTGGCCCCCATCCTCCTTCCTCCCACTACAGCTGGTTTGCTAATCCTGGAACTGTCAAGCATCCGATGAGTCGGAAATGTATGCTGCTAGGCTTCTGACAAGTTCAATTTCCCATACACGGTGGGAGCTTAGGATCTTGATCTTAACATAaaggcttttttccttttttttttttttaaattgccttaGACTCCACCCTGATGGTAGCTCCTAaagtaccttttttaaaaaaaaaatttttttttaatttatttatttggttgcattgggtcttagttgcagcaggcgggctccttagttgtgggttgctggctccttagttgcagcatgtgaactcttagttggggcatgcatgcgggatctagctcccggaccagggattgaacccgggccccctgccttgggagcatggaatcctaaccactgcaccaccagggaagtcccctaaagtattttaaacacttgcttttctttcattctcatgAAAGAGATGGGGGGACATGGAAAAGACAGTAGAGTTGGATGTAAATGAACAGACCTTTTTCTCCTCTATTTTAGCACTTCTTCATAATTTGCTTTTGGACATAGCAAATGCTCCATAAAAGTGGCTGGAGGAAGCAAACACCCATGATTTTAAAGATTTCCCCTACAAATCATATGCGTATATGTTtgtattgggggaaaaaatggatgaaagattTTCCAGCTAGCAAGGCCAgcattcttcattctttcttctttgagAATCTACATCTTACATTTTGGTAAACTATTGATACATTGTCTCAATTGTGTCAGTTGATCCAGcaagaggaaacaaaaacagaatttctagtagctttttttttttaacagtttatttatttattattattattattttttggctgcatcgggtcctggttgcagcacgtgggatcttcgttgaggaatgcgggcttctctagtcgtggcatgtgggttttctctctagttgtggtgcgcgggctccaggatgcgtgggctctgcagttgtggcgtgcaggttccagagcatgtgggctctgtagttgtggttcacgtgggcttagttgcccctcagcatgtgggatcttagttcccagaccagggatcgaacccgtgtcccctgaattggaaggcgtattctttaccactggaccaccagggaagtccctctagtaGCTTTATTAAGAAACCCCATTAAGTTTGAAAAGTTGATGGAACCTAGGTCTGGACCAGATCCATGTGATCAAAGAGGTTTTAACATCCTTTGTTTTTGCTGACTCTGACTTTTCTCTTTGTGCCTAGGAGTCTGAGAAATCCTTTTCCAGAGTTCTAGAATGGAGACTGAAGGGTACCCAGAGatacaaagaaatagagaaatccaGAATGATGAAATAAGGTCATCACCAAATGAGAGGATGGCTGGGGAGCCAGAAGTTGTCCTGATAGCACTTCCCCAGGTCCAGGTTCCACCAGAGAGCCTCGATGAAAACTCTGCAGAAGACCTTGAGACTGTGCCACGAGGGAGTCCTCTCAACCCTGCGGCCTCCAGGCAGAGGTTCCGGCAGTTCCGCTATGAGGATGCAGCTGGCCCCAGGGATGTCCTCAGACATCTCCAGGAGCTTGCTGGACAGTGGCTGAGACCTGATATTCACACAAAGGAGCAGATTGTGGAAATACTGGTGCAGGAGCAATTCCAGGCCTTCCTCCCTGAGGAGCTCAGAGCTCGGGGACAGAGATGTCAGCCTGGGGTCAGAATCACTGGCTAAATCCTACTGCTTGCTTCTTGCTCAGCCTACATGTGAGAAGTAACCAAAGGCTCTCTTTGTTACAAGATCCAACTGCAGTCATGGGAAATGTGAACCTCGGTTTTCTTTGAGCTTGCCTTTGACTAGCTGTAATAAGAATTAACCAAAACCTTTTTTTGGCTGAAGCAGCTCTATTTCCTGGGACTGTGAACTCCAGAATGAGTTTCCCTGCCCTCTTGTAAGGACAGTCAGCCTGCTGCTTGTTTTTGCTCTGCTGAATGCCTCCTTTTTTGCACTTTGTGACATGCTTTGATATATTGTTTTTATGTATCCAAAGGGGTGATTGCTTCAACTTTAATATTCTTGATTCTTGTTGTGGTGGCATGAATGGAAGCTTCTGTAACCCCACCAGTAACTCATTTGGGATGTCCTTGAAATATTAAAGTTCTGTTTTTAGTAAAAATGTCCTTTGATGATTTACCAGTTTAGCTCTTAGTAGTCAGCATTTGAGAAAGGTGAGATAATTATCAGGAGTAGATGTGAGCTCGAGATAAGAACTATGTGGCATTCGCTGAGCTGGGAAATAGGAACAGGCCTGGCCTTTGTTTTCAAAGTCAGAATTTAAATTGGACAAAACTGAGAGGGGTAAAACAGGGTCATAAGAGGTAACTCTCAGGCAGGGCTGTTTGATTTgctctttctccattttcatcacctttgtTCTACAGCTCCTCTTCCTGTAAGAGAACTCACTCAACCATCTGACAATTCTGCTCTTCCCGAAACAGAGGTCATCCTGGCTTTGTGTGTGTGGAGGCCTGTACTTTGGTTGACAGCTGAGACAGAGCAGTAGCTCTGGTTTTGACAGGCAGAGAGGAAACAGCAGCTGCTTCCCCAGCATGACCCAGTCTTGAGGAACCTTTCGGCCTCTGCGGCCTGGCTTTGGGATTTGTAGATCCGCTCCTGTAACACACTTGGTACCAATTCGGAAACTAATCTTTTGGGATAGGGGCTGGTTAACTCCATGCTGGAACTCGTGTTGATTCTGCTGATGTTTGTTTAGTACTTCCTGTGCCTTTGGGACTCTTCTAGATGCTAGCATATAAATACTATAAAACCAAGTTTGAAGGAAATGTATAGTTTTTGAGGAGAGGAAGAAGCTATCCAAATATATCATTAGAAATGCTAGAGTAAAGCTAGTTTTCCTTTTGGCACCTGGTTTTGAGAGAGCACTAAGAAAcatgatgacctagaggggtgggttagggaggatgggagggaggctccagagggaggggatatggggacatgtgtatgcatatggctgatttgctttgttgtacaacagaaactaacacagtattgtgaagcgattatactccaataaagatctattgaaaaaaaatgttaaaagcaaagaggaaatagCTAAGGGAAGTGGCATTTTAATTGAACTTTAGGAGTAGGAGATCACTGGACAGAAGGTGCACCTTTTGCAAAGGCATGGGGATGTGAGGGCGTACAGTGTTTGGGGAATAGTGAACATACAGGTAGGTGAACTCACTGTGCCTTTCATCCACTGGGTTAAGCTCtctaaattctaatttttttttaaattttttatttatttatttatttatttttggctgtgttgggtcttcgtttctgtgcgagggctttctttagttgtggcgagcgggggccactcctcatcgcagtgcgcgggcctctcactgtcgcggcctctcttgttgcggagcacaggctccagacgcgcaggctcagtagttgtggctcacgggcccagttgctccgcggcatgtgggatcttcccagaccagggctcgaacccgtgtcccctgcattagcaggcagattctcaaccactgcgccaccagggaagcccaagctctctAAATTCTAAGAGTAAAATTTAACATTGGCAAAGGAGGAACTCTAATAATGTTGTATCTTCAGTACTTCAGTTTGTTCCAAACATTCTGAAGGTATTTCCTTTAGTCTGTAGGCATTAGGAACTCCTGGTGTTAAGGAATTTCCTGACCTGCTCCAGTTTCTCAGCTGCTTCGATGGCCTAGAATTTAGCATGCAAGTAAAGGACCAGCGTTTACAGGTGGACCAAAAAGTTTTCACTTTGGGGGTTTTATTACAAAACAGCTGAGGTTTCCTGGATTGAGTGCACTTAGCGCTGGtttttctcaaccttggcactttGGGACCAGGTAATTCCCTTTTGTGGGGACTTGTCCTATGGATTATAGGATATTCAGCAGCATCTCTATCCTCTGCTCACTAGTTAAAAGTAACACCCCCTAgatgtgacaaccaaaatgtctccaaacattgccaaatgttccttGGGGGCAAGTTTGCCTctggttgaaaaccactgattttAAGGAGGGGAGTTCATCCAGACATGCCACAGATTACCCTCAGGTCCATGGTCTCTTAAGGTTAATGTTGAATTGAGAAAGCTATTGGAAAAGTTGTATGAATTGGGCTTTatggttccttttttcttttttaattaaaaaaattcttatgcgatgtttaaaggttattttacacttacagttattacaaaatattggctatattccctctgTTGTACGATGTGTTTCCTTTATGTGTTTGGGTAATGCCACTTACTCTGGCAAATCTTAAGAAGCGTTTTGGTAGGATGATTAATACTATGCCTCCAACTTTGAGAATGTTTTATTGGGATGGTTGACTGTGTGCCAGGATCTAGACTAGATGCATTCTTGATTCATTTAATCCTAACTCATGTGAGGTTACCTATTCAGGTAAATACacctgctttacagatgagaaaactgagaaccGGCAGTTAAGCATCTTGA
Above is a window of Balaenoptera acutorostrata chromosome 1, mBalAcu1.1, whole genome shotgun sequence DNA encoding:
- the LOC130705512 gene encoding SCAN domain-containing protein 1-like yields the protein MAGEPEVVLIALPQVQVPPESLDENSAEDLETVPRGSPLNPAASRQRFRQFRYEDAAGPRDVLRHLQELAGQWLRPDIHTKEQIVEILVQEQFQAFLPEELRARGQRCQPGVRITG